A window from Intestinimonas massiliensis (ex Afouda et al. 2020) encodes these proteins:
- a CDS encoding DNA cytosine methyltransferase codes for MIAIDFFCGGGGLTSGLIGAGISVLGGYDSCPDYKDTYEKNNKTKFICADIRNVNAEQIYGDFPAIKGKEDQLLFSGCAPCQPFSSQRHAKTVHKDVNLLVEFGRIVEAIKPAHVFVENVPGIRGKGKQVIDSFISVLEKSGYLYDYKVVNAKDYGVPQNRQRFVLIASRFFKPTIPEGTFGAGKTPYRTVRDAIAKFPEISAGGHNDSVPNHQASALSAINLERIQHTPHSGGDRRSWPPRLILKCHNNGHTGHTDVYGRMDWDKVAPTLTARCYSLSNGRYGHPTQDRAISLREAAALQSFSDEYVFYGTFVSIGRQIGNAVPVKMAEAMGKYIVRSAKNAMLSE; via the coding sequence ATGATTGCAATTGACTTTTTTTGTGGCGGGGGCGGTCTGACGAGCGGGCTCATCGGAGCAGGCATATCTGTGCTCGGGGGATATGATAGTTGTCCTGACTACAAAGATACTTATGAAAAGAATAATAAAACAAAATTTATATGTGCAGATATACGAAATGTAAATGCAGAGCAAATTTACGGAGACTTTCCAGCAATTAAGGGTAAAGAGGATCAGTTGCTTTTTTCCGGGTGCGCTCCGTGTCAGCCGTTCAGTTCGCAGAGACATGCAAAGACAGTTCATAAAGATGTCAATTTGCTTGTTGAATTTGGCAGGATTGTTGAGGCGATTAAACCAGCCCATGTTTTTGTTGAAAATGTGCCCGGTATTCGTGGAAAAGGGAAACAAGTTATTGACTCTTTTATTTCCGTACTAGAAAAAAGTGGATATTTATACGACTATAAAGTTGTAAACGCAAAGGATTATGGTGTACCTCAAAATCGTCAGCGATTTGTATTAATTGCATCACGATTCTTCAAACCCACAATACCAGAAGGAACATTTGGCGCAGGGAAAACACCATATCGCACCGTCAGAGATGCAATTGCAAAATTTCCAGAGATTAGTGCTGGTGGTCATAATGACTCTGTTCCAAACCATCAGGCATCGGCTTTATCTGCTATAAATTTAGAGCGCATACAACATACACCCCATTCTGGTGGAGATAGACGCTCTTGGCCCCCTCGGTTAATTCTTAAATGTCACAACAATGGGCATACAGGGCATACAGATGTATATGGCAGAATGGATTGGGACAAAGTGGCACCTACGCTTACAGCGCGATGCTATAGCCTGTCCAATGGACGATATGGTCATCCAACACAAGATAGAGCGATATCATTGCGAGAAGCAGCCGCACTTCAATCTTTTTCCGATGAATATGTATTCTACGGGACATTTGTATCCATTGGTAGGCAAATCGGAAATGCAGTTCCTGTCAAAATGGCAGAAGCAATGGGCAAATACATTGTCCGTAGTGCAAAAAATGCCATGCTTTCAGAATGA
- a CDS encoding ArsR/SmtB family transcription factor has translation MPENRDSEVERCEYIHIHEDIVEQVNQNMPDEEILYDLAELFKIFGDSTRIKILYVLFESEMCVCDIAQLLGMTQSAISHQLRSLKQSKLVKYRREGKTVFYSLADGHVRTILDQGMEHISE, from the coding sequence ATGCCGGAGAACCGCGACAGCGAGGTGGAGCGCTGTGAATACATCCACATCCACGAGGACATCGTAGAACAGGTCAACCAGAACATGCCCGACGAGGAGATCCTGTATGATCTGGCGGAGCTCTTCAAAATCTTTGGGGACTCCACCCGTATCAAGATCCTGTACGTCCTCTTTGAGTCGGAGATGTGCGTCTGCGACATTGCCCAGCTTCTGGGCATGACCCAGTCGGCCATCTCTCATCAGCTCCGCTCCCTGAAGCAAAGCAAGCTGGTCAAGTACCGCCGGGAGGGCAAGACGGTGTTTTACTCCCTGGCCGACGGCCATGTGCGCACCATTCTGGACCAGGGCATGGAGCACATCTCGGAGTGA
- a CDS encoding cation transporter — protein MKKRFNLTDLDCASCAAKMEQAIKKLPGVRDASVSFLTQKLTLDADDARFDAIVQEVVKVCKKVEPDCVIHV, from the coding sequence ATGAAAAAACGTTTTAACCTCACCGACTTGGACTGCGCCAGTTGCGCTGCCAAGATGGAGCAGGCCATTAAAAAGCTGCCCGGCGTCCGGGACGCCAGCGTCAGCTTTCTGACTCAGAAGCTCACCCTGGACGCCGACGACGCCCGCTTCGACGCCATCGTGCAGGAGGTCGTGAAGGTGTGCAAAAAGGTGGAGCCCGACTGTGTCATCCACGTCTGA
- a CDS encoding heavy metal translocating P-type ATPase, with product MTKKQKKMLWRILVSAALLAAAALLDLEGPVRLCAFLLPYAVIGYDVLWRAARNIAHGQVFDENFLMALATIGALFTGEYPEAVFVMLFYQVGEFFQSYAVDRSRKSIAALMDIRPDYANLERGGALEQVDPEAVAVGDTIVIKAGERIPLDGVVLEGSSTVNTAALTGEALPREVEPGDDVISGCVNLSGLLRVRVTKEFGASTVAKILDLVENASSKKAKAEHFITKFARYYTPVVVIAAVLLAALPPLLGLMPWTDSLHRALIFLVISCPCALVISVPLSFFGGIGGASKAGILVKGGNYLEVLANTEILVFDKTGTLTKGVFNVTAIHPDECSEAKLLELATLAESWSEHPISKSLREAYGAELDPRRVTGVEEVAGQGVKATVDGVEVCVGNDKLMDAAGVAWHPCHRVGTTVHVASQGVYLGHIVISDEVKPDAARGIAALKAAGVRKTVMLTGDARAVGEAVARELGLDEVHAQLLPGDKVDRVEALLKEKSPKGALAFVGDGINDAPVLSRADIGIAMGALGSDAAIEAADVVLMDDKPSKIAVAIRIARKTLTIVRQNIVFALGVKLLVLALGALGMANMWEAVFADVGVSVIAILNAARALKAGDEAE from the coding sequence ATGACTAAAAAGCAGAAAAAAATGCTCTGGCGCATCCTGGTCAGCGCCGCGCTGCTGGCGGCAGCCGCGCTGCTGGACCTGGAGGGTCCTGTCCGCCTGTGCGCCTTCCTTCTCCCATACGCCGTCATCGGCTACGACGTGCTGTGGCGGGCGGCGCGCAACATCGCCCACGGCCAGGTCTTTGACGAGAATTTTCTGATGGCGCTGGCCACCATCGGTGCTCTCTTCACCGGGGAGTACCCCGAGGCGGTCTTTGTCATGCTGTTCTATCAGGTGGGCGAGTTCTTCCAGAGCTACGCCGTGGACCGCTCCCGCAAGTCCATCGCCGCGCTGATGGACATTCGGCCCGACTATGCCAATCTGGAGCGGGGCGGGGCTCTGGAGCAGGTGGACCCGGAGGCCGTGGCGGTGGGGGACACCATCGTCATCAAGGCCGGGGAGCGCATCCCCCTGGACGGCGTGGTGCTGGAGGGCAGCTCCACGGTGAACACCGCCGCCCTCACCGGCGAGGCCCTGCCCCGGGAGGTGGAGCCCGGCGACGACGTGATCTCGGGCTGCGTCAACCTGTCAGGCCTGCTGCGGGTGCGGGTGACCAAGGAGTTCGGCGCGTCCACGGTGGCCAAGATCCTGGACCTGGTGGAAAACGCCAGCAGCAAGAAGGCCAAAGCCGAGCACTTTATCACCAAATTCGCCCGGTACTACACCCCTGTGGTGGTCATCGCCGCCGTCCTCCTGGCCGCGCTGCCTCCGCTGCTGGGCCTGATGCCCTGGACCGACAGTCTCCACCGCGCCCTCATCTTCCTGGTGATCTCCTGCCCCTGCGCCCTGGTCATCTCGGTGCCCCTCAGCTTTTTCGGCGGCATCGGCGGGGCCTCCAAGGCCGGCATCCTGGTCAAGGGCGGCAATTACCTGGAGGTCCTGGCAAACACCGAGATTCTGGTATTCGATAAGACCGGCACCCTGACCAAGGGGGTGTTCAACGTCACCGCCATCCACCCGGACGAGTGCTCGGAGGCCAAGCTGCTGGAGCTGGCCACGCTGGCGGAAAGCTGGTCCGAACACCCCATCTCCAAGTCCCTGCGGGAGGCCTACGGCGCCGAGCTGGACCCCCGCCGGGTGACCGGCGTGGAGGAGGTCGCCGGTCAGGGCGTGAAGGCCACGGTGGACGGCGTGGAGGTCTGTGTCGGAAACGACAAGCTGATGGACGCCGCAGGCGTGGCCTGGCACCCCTGCCACCGAGTGGGCACCACCGTCCACGTGGCCTCCCAGGGGGTCTATCTGGGCCACATCGTCATCTCGGACGAGGTGAAGCCCGACGCCGCCCGGGGCATCGCCGCCCTGAAGGCGGCGGGGGTCCGCAAGACCGTTATGCTCACCGGCGACGCCAGGGCGGTGGGCGAGGCAGTGGCCCGGGAGCTGGGCCTGGACGAGGTTCACGCCCAGCTCCTGCCCGGGGACAAGGTGGACCGGGTGGAAGCCCTGCTGAAGGAGAAGTCCCCCAAGGGCGCGCTGGCCTTCGTAGGCGACGGCATCAATGACGCCCCCGTCCTCTCCCGGGCCGACATCGGCATCGCCATGGGCGCGCTGGGCTCCGACGCCGCCATCGAGGCCGCCGACGTGGTGCTGATGGATGACAAACCCTCCAAAATCGCCGTGGCCATCCGCATCGCCCGCAAGACTCTGACCATCGTCCGGCAGAACATCGTGTTTGCCCTGGGCGTAAAGCTGCTGGTGCTGGCACTGGGCGCTCTGGGCATGGCCAATATGTGGGAGGCCGTGTTTGCCGACGTGGGGGTGTCCGTGATTGCCATTCTCAACGCCGCCCGGGCCCTGAAGGCCGGGGATGAGGCGGAATAA
- a CDS encoding very short patch repair endonuclease, with protein sequence MSDVLTSEQRHKCMSHVKGKNTKPELIVRSWLHRHGYRFRIQCANLPGKPDIVLKKHNLVIFVNGCYWHRHPGCKYASTPATNIAFWEEKFCQNVARDKRNIENLEHSDWNVLVIWECQVKDGSFKEILENYFAGHSQD encoded by the coding sequence ATGTCTGATGTGCTCACATCAGAACAACGGCACAAGTGTATGTCGCATGTCAAAGGCAAAAACACCAAACCAGAACTGATTGTTCGCTCATGGTTACATAGACACGGATACCGTTTTAGGATACAATGCGCAAACTTACCTGGAAAACCTGATATAGTCTTAAAAAAACATAATTTAGTTATTTTTGTTAATGGCTGCTACTGGCACAGGCATCCAGGATGCAAATACGCCTCAACGCCTGCTACAAATATTGCTTTCTGGGAAGAAAAGTTCTGTCAAAATGTCGCCCGCGACAAAAGAAATATTGAAAACCTTGAACATAGCGATTGGAATGTTTTGGTCATATGGGAATGCCAGGTAAAGGATGGCTCTTTTAAAGAAATTCTGGAGAATTACTTTGCAGGTCATTCACAGGATTAA
- a CDS encoding M42 family metallopeptidase → MEIECCKEFLMDTARTLLTTDSPSGFTANAVAAAEKIAADLGYAARRTNKGGLIIDVPGREHTKKLGLCAHVDTLGLMCRAVTDQGELMITKIGGPILPTLDGEYCRIYTRDGRVYTGTILSLSPAAHVFDDALTRPRDEQNMAVRIDEKVRSAADVAALGIEVGDYVCLDPKTTVTPSGFLKSRFIDDKGSAACLLTLLKLMKDAGTRPRYDTEIHFTVYEEVGHGGATIPAGLDELLAVDMGCVGSDLTCTEYQVSICAKDSAGPYDYEMVCRLVELAKKNGVDYAVDVYPHYSSDVAVAWKAGGDMKAALIGPGVHASHGMERTHFDGMRETIKLIALYLECA, encoded by the coding sequence ATGGAGATTGAATGCTGCAAGGAATTTTTGATGGATACGGCCCGGACCTTGCTCACCACCGACAGCCCCAGCGGTTTCACCGCCAACGCCGTGGCGGCGGCGGAAAAGATCGCCGCGGATCTGGGCTACGCCGCCCGCCGCACCAACAAGGGCGGGCTGATCATCGACGTGCCCGGCCGGGAGCACACCAAAAAGCTGGGCCTGTGCGCCCATGTGGACACCCTGGGGCTCATGTGCCGGGCGGTCACCGACCAGGGGGAGCTGATGATCACCAAGATCGGCGGCCCCATCCTCCCCACGCTGGACGGAGAATACTGCAGGATCTACACCCGGGACGGCCGGGTCTACACCGGCACCATCCTCTCCCTTTCCCCCGCGGCCCACGTCTTTGACGATGCGCTCACCCGGCCACGGGACGAGCAGAACATGGCAGTGCGCATCGACGAGAAGGTGCGCTCCGCTGCCGACGTGGCCGCCCTGGGTATCGAGGTGGGGGACTACGTCTGCTTGGACCCCAAGACCACCGTCACCCCCAGCGGCTTCCTCAAATCCCGGTTCATCGACGATAAGGGCTCGGCGGCCTGCCTGCTGACCCTCTTAAAGCTGATGAAGGATGCCGGGACCCGGCCCCGGTACGACACCGAGATCCACTTCACCGTCTACGAGGAGGTGGGCCACGGCGGGGCCACCATCCCGGCCGGGCTGGACGAGCTGCTGGCGGTGGATATGGGCTGCGTGGGCAGCGATCTGACCTGCACCGAGTACCAGGTGTCCATCTGCGCCAAGGACTCCGCCGGGCCCTACGACTACGAGATGGTGTGCCGCCTGGTGGAGCTGGCCAAGAAAAACGGCGTGGATTACGCCGTGGACGTCTACCCGCACTACTCCTCCGACGTGGCGGTGGCCTGGAAGGCGGGCGGCGACATGAAGGCCGCCCTCATCGGGCCCGGCGTCCACGCCTCCCACGGCATGGAGCGGACCCACTTCGACGGCATGCGGGAGACCATCAAGCTCATCGCACTGTATCTGGAGTGCGCCTGA
- a CDS encoding DUF6017 domain-containing protein — MAVFRIEKTRDYTVMSNHHLRNAGLSLKSKGLLSMMLSLPEDWNYTTRGLAKICKEGTDSIGSALKELEQAGYIVRNRLRDSKGKIVDVEYVIYETPHPPDTGQPCEDEPDTACPDTENPDMDNPCLENRPQLNKEKRNPEEQNTDSSSTEGSNPIQSSPQAPAGAKRTGQDWMRERESYRELILENIEYDYLCRDDRLDRDMLNELVELIVDTVCSRRETILIAGDDYPAEVVKSRFLKLNSSHIEYMLDRMRENTTYVRNIKKYLLAALYNAPATIDSYYASLVNHDLYG; from the coding sequence ATGGCGGTATTTCGTATTGAGAAAACCCGCGACTATACGGTGATGTCCAACCACCACCTGCGCAACGCGGGGCTGTCCCTGAAATCCAAAGGGCTGCTCTCCATGATGCTGTCCTTGCCGGAGGACTGGAACTACACCACCAGGGGTCTGGCCAAAATCTGCAAGGAGGGCACAGACAGCATCGGATCAGCCCTGAAGGAACTGGAGCAAGCCGGGTACATAGTCCGCAACCGGCTTCGGGACAGCAAGGGCAAGATCGTGGATGTGGAGTATGTCATCTATGAGACACCCCATCCCCCGGACACGGGCCAGCCGTGTGAGGACGAGCCGGATACGGCTTGTCCAGATACGGAAAACCCGGATATGGATAACCCATGTCTGGAAAACCGGCCGCAATTAAATAAAGAGAAAAGAAATCCTGAAGAACAAAATACTGATTCATCAAGTACGGAAGGATCAAATCCTATCCAATCAAGCCCCCAAGCCCCCGCAGGGGCCAAACGGACCGGACAGGACTGGATGCGGGAGCGAGAGAGCTATCGGGAACTGATTTTGGAGAATATCGAGTATGACTATCTATGCCGGGATGACCGGCTGGATCGGGATATGCTGAATGAGTTGGTGGAGCTCATAGTGGACACCGTCTGTTCCCGCAGGGAGACGATCCTCATTGCTGGGGACGACTATCCGGCTGAGGTGGTGAAATCCCGGTTCCTGAAGCTGAACAGTTCCCACATCGAGTATATGTTGGACCGTATGCGAGAGAACACCACCTATGTCCGCAATATCAAGAAATATCTGCTGGCTGCCCTGTATAACGCCCCGGCCACCATCGACAGCTACTATGCGTCCCTAGTGAACCACGATCTATATGGTTAA
- a CDS encoding helix-turn-helix domain-containing protein has translation MNTNTPNEKGTPQSRTYTVNDIAAILGIGRATAYKLANSGLFKTIRIGNMIRISRKSFEDWLRAEGLDDEII, from the coding sequence ATGAACACCAACACACCCAACGAAAAAGGAACGCCCCAAAGCAGAACATACACCGTGAATGACATCGCAGCTATTCTCGGTATCGGCCGCGCTACGGCCTATAAACTCGCCAACTCTGGATTGTTCAAGACGATCCGCATTGGCAACATGATCCGCATCTCCAGGAAGTCCTTTGAGGATTGGCTAAGGGCAGAGGGGCTGGATGACGAAATCATATAA
- the recJ gene encoding single-stranded-DNA-specific exonuclease RecJ produces MKYKKWNFTAPARPEVMAMAEAGLPVLAALVLCARGVDTPEKARAFLAVDGLPLPDPFLLCDMDKAAARIERALAGNEYIAVYGDYDVDGITSTCLLTRYLRSRGGRVVPYIPDRLEEGYGLNREAVDALHAAGVTLIVTVDCGITAVEETDYAASLGVDVIVTDHHECKERLPAAVAVVDPHRPDCPYPFKALAGVGVALKVALALTPTAERPAVLERYADLAAVGTVADVMCLTGENRALVRRGLDVLSRTQRPGMKALIREAGAEGKPLAADRIGFTLAPRINAAGRMGRAPLAAELLLTENPGRAEELSHELCELNRERQNIEGEIFAECLARLEREGTGPRRCIVLAGEGWHQGVVGIVASRLAERFSCPTFMICLQDGRGKGSCRSFGGFNLFKALESCAELLEGFGGHALAAGFTILAEHIDAFRERMERCVEAWSGGAELVSVLDVDAELPDPDLLTVEEVLGLDALEPYGAGNPKPVFCLSGCTVSACADVGGGRHLKLKLSRGGRTLDAIFFSSTAAAAGVAAGDRVDVAFTPQINEFRGARTVQLLVCDLRPAPTRMEAEQALYERLRRGESLTAQEAAALIPSRTEFVAVWRYLSGHARLGRVEDTARRLARSVARTYGIKETVMRTMVCLEVLDEHGLIQVEQSTDHLRISVQEVSGKVDLEASKLLRHLRRLAEEA; encoded by the coding sequence ATGAAATATAAAAAGTGGAATTTTACCGCCCCCGCCCGGCCTGAGGTGATGGCCATGGCGGAGGCGGGACTGCCGGTTCTGGCCGCCCTGGTCCTGTGTGCCAGAGGGGTGGATACCCCGGAAAAGGCCCGGGCCTTTTTGGCGGTGGACGGCCTTCCCCTGCCCGACCCCTTCCTGCTCTGCGACATGGACAAGGCGGCCGCACGCATCGAACGGGCGCTGGCTGGAAATGAATACATAGCGGTATACGGCGATTACGATGTGGACGGCATCACCTCCACCTGCCTGCTGACCCGCTATCTGCGCAGCCGGGGCGGCCGGGTGGTCCCCTATATCCCCGACCGCCTGGAGGAGGGCTACGGCCTCAACCGGGAGGCGGTGGACGCCCTCCACGCCGCCGGCGTCACCCTGATCGTCACCGTGGACTGCGGCATCACCGCCGTGGAGGAGACGGACTACGCCGCCAGCCTGGGGGTGGATGTGATCGTCACCGACCACCACGAGTGCAAGGAGCGGCTCCCCGCCGCCGTGGCGGTGGTGGACCCCCACCGGCCGGACTGCCCTTACCCTTTCAAGGCCTTGGCCGGAGTGGGGGTGGCCCTGAAGGTGGCGCTGGCCCTCACGCCCACGGCGGAGCGCCCGGCGGTGCTGGAGCGCTACGCCGACCTGGCCGCCGTGGGCACGGTGGCCGACGTCATGTGCCTCACCGGCGAGAACCGGGCCCTGGTCCGCCGGGGCCTGGACGTGCTGTCCCGCACCCAGCGGCCCGGCATGAAGGCCCTGATCCGGGAGGCAGGGGCCGAGGGAAAGCCCCTGGCCGCCGACCGCATCGGCTTTACCCTGGCCCCGCGCATCAACGCCGCCGGGCGCATGGGCCGGGCGCCCTTGGCCGCCGAGCTGCTGCTCACCGAGAACCCCGGCCGGGCCGAGGAGCTCTCCCACGAGCTGTGCGAGCTCAACCGGGAGCGACAGAACATCGAGGGGGAGATCTTTGCCGAGTGCCTGGCCCGTCTGGAGCGGGAGGGCACCGGACCCCGCCGCTGCATCGTCCTGGCCGGAGAGGGGTGGCACCAGGGGGTGGTGGGCATCGTGGCCTCCCGCCTGGCCGAGCGCTTCTCCTGCCCCACCTTTATGATCTGCCTCCAGGACGGCCGGGGCAAGGGCTCCTGCCGGAGCTTCGGGGGCTTCAACCTGTTTAAGGCGCTGGAGAGCTGCGCCGAGCTGCTGGAGGGCTTCGGCGGCCACGCGCTGGCCGCCGGCTTTACCATCCTGGCTGAGCACATCGACGCCTTCCGGGAACGGATGGAGCGCTGCGTGGAGGCGTGGAGCGGCGGGGCCGAGCTGGTGAGCGTGCTGGACGTGGACGCCGAGCTGCCCGACCCGGATCTGCTCACCGTGGAGGAGGTGCTGGGGCTGGACGCTCTCGAGCCCTACGGCGCGGGCAACCCCAAGCCGGTGTTCTGCCTGTCGGGCTGCACCGTGTCCGCCTGCGCCGACGTGGGGGGCGGCCGGCATCTGAAGCTGAAGCTCTCCCGCGGCGGCCGGACCCTGGACGCCATCTTCTTCTCCAGCACCGCCGCCGCCGCGGGCGTGGCCGCCGGGGACCGGGTGGACGTGGCCTTTACCCCCCAGATCAACGAGTTCCGGGGGGCGCGGACGGTGCAGCTTCTGGTGTGCGACCTGCGCCCCGCCCCCACCCGCATGGAGGCCGAGCAGGCCCTGTATGAGCGGCTGCGCCGGGGGGAGAGCCTCACCGCCCAAGAGGCCGCCGCCCTCATCCCCAGCCGCACCGAGTTTGTGGCGGTCTGGCGGTACCTCAGCGGCCACGCCCGGCTGGGCCGGGTGGAGGACACCGCCCGTCGGCTGGCCCGCAGCGTGGCCCGGACTTATGGCATCAAGGAGACCGTCATGCGCACCATGGTCTGCCTGGAGGTGCTGGACGAGCACGGCCTCATCCAGGTGGAGCAGTCCACCGACCACCTGCGCATCTCGGTGCAGGAGGTCAGCGGGAAGGTGGACCTGGAGGCCTCCAAGCTGCTGCGGCATCTGCGGCGGCTGGCGGAGGAGGCATAG
- a CDS encoding LacI family DNA-binding transcriptional regulator, giving the protein MSSLKDVSALAGVNVSTVSRYLSGKLTVRKETEDRIKEAIRALDYRPNSVARALKLRRTGTVGIIVPNSANPVFAEIVSGVYRVLSDYGYAYIQTASENDKDRELTCFQQLQERQVDGILAIGSARPGDRYEQWVAEGAIRKTPTVFINRFYDQPQYLRVLTDFAGGTYRAAEYCLQRGRRRVAMVTGVPGLEETAVKERGYRRCLAGHGLEMEPGQVQPGFYRYEESYRAAGYILKLFQPDAILAVNDLAAIAALNCALDMGLRVPEDLAVIGFGNSETAAFTSPGLTTVEQHKAYCGQRGAQKLIDLLEGKRPVSEMVETELVLRGSV; this is encoded by the coding sequence ATGTCCAGTCTCAAAGACGTCAGTGCCCTAGCGGGCGTCAATGTTTCCACCGTGTCCCGCTATCTTTCCGGCAAGCTCACCGTGCGGAAAGAGACGGAGGATCGGATCAAGGAGGCCATCCGGGCACTGGATTACCGGCCCAACTCGGTGGCCCGGGCGCTCAAGCTGCGGCGGACGGGCACTGTGGGCATCATTGTACCCAACAGCGCCAATCCGGTCTTTGCCGAGATTGTGTCGGGGGTGTACCGCGTCCTCAGCGACTACGGCTACGCCTACATCCAGACGGCCTCGGAAAACGACAAGGACCGGGAACTGACCTGCTTTCAGCAGCTCCAGGAGCGGCAGGTGGACGGCATTCTGGCCATCGGCAGCGCCCGGCCGGGGGACCGCTATGAGCAGTGGGTGGCGGAGGGGGCCATCCGAAAAACTCCCACCGTGTTCATCAACCGTTTTTACGACCAGCCCCAATACCTGCGGGTGCTCACCGACTTTGCCGGGGGAACCTACCGGGCGGCGGAATACTGCCTGCAGCGGGGCCGGAGAAGGGTCGCCATGGTCACGGGCGTTCCCGGACTGGAGGAGACGGCGGTCAAGGAGCGGGGATACCGCAGGTGCCTGGCCGGCCACGGCCTGGAGATGGAGCCCGGCCAGGTGCAGCCGGGCTTCTACCGCTATGAGGAGAGCTACCGGGCGGCGGGCTATATCCTGAAGCTGTTCCAGCCCGACGCCATACTGGCGGTCAACGACCTGGCCGCCATCGCGGCGCTGAACTGCGCCCTGGATATGGGGCTGCGGGTGCCGGAGGACCTGGCTGTCATTGGCTTCGGCAACTCCGAGACGGCGGCCTTTACCAGCCCCGGCCTCACCACGGTGGAGCAGCACAAGGCCTACTGCGGCCAGCGGGGGGCCCAGAAGCTGATCGATCTGCTGGAGGGGAAGCGTCCGGTCTCGGAGATGGTGGAGACGGAACTGGTCCTGCGGGGCAGCGTCTGA
- a CDS encoding DNA-3-methyladenine glycosylase family protein — MVERHISCLDLDQIAASGQCFTWQRLGEGHYGIPARGSYVEAEQRGERLVFSCGETEFEALWADYFDLSTDYEAIQAAIDPADGYLRAAARYGRGIRVLRQDLWEVLVSFLISQNNNIGRITRSVQGLCRRWGEERRAGSRTYWSFPSPAALVGASESDFAALGLGYRARYLVRLTAEVEAAGYEDWARRLRAAGAEEAMERLTGLYGVGKKVAQCVCLFGLHQVDAFPVDTHIRRVLEAHYPAGFDLERYKGYGGILQQYLFYYDLAVKSR; from the coding sequence ATGGTGGAACGGCACATCTCCTGCCTGGACCTGGATCAGATCGCCGCCTCCGGCCAGTGCTTCACCTGGCAGCGGCTGGGGGAGGGACACTACGGTATCCCGGCCCGGGGCAGCTATGTGGAGGCTGAGCAACGGGGGGAACGGCTGGTTTTTTCCTGTGGGGAGACGGAATTTGAGGCCCTCTGGGCCGACTATTTTGATTTGAGCACCGATTATGAGGCCATCCAGGCCGCCATTGACCCGGCGGACGGCTACCTCCGGGCCGCGGCCCGATACGGCCGGGGCATCCGGGTGCTACGTCAGGATCTGTGGGAGGTGCTGGTGAGCTTCCTGATCTCCCAGAACAACAACATCGGCCGCATTACCCGGAGCGTGCAAGGTCTGTGCCGCCGCTGGGGAGAGGAGCGGCGGGCGGGGAGCCGGACCTACTGGAGCTTCCCCTCCCCCGCCGCCCTGGTCGGGGCCTCGGAGTCCGATTTTGCCGCCCTGGGGCTGGGCTACCGGGCCCGGTACCTGGTCCGCCTGACGGCGGAGGTGGAGGCGGCCGGCTATGAGGACTGGGCCCGGCGGCTGCGGGCCGCCGGAGCGGAGGAGGCCATGGAGCGGCTCACCGGGCTTTACGGCGTGGGGAAAAAGGTGGCCCAGTGCGTCTGTCTGTTCGGTCTGCACCAGGTGGACGCCTTCCCGGTGGACACCCACATCCGCCGGGTGCTGGAGGCCCACTACCCGGCCGGGTTTGACCTGGAGCGGTACAAAGGGTATGGTGGCATCCTCCAGCAGTATCTGTTCTATTACGATCTGGCTGTGAAAAGTAGATAA